One genomic window of Paraburkholderia acidiphila includes the following:
- a CDS encoding carbohydrate ABC transporter permease, whose product MQPKMTVSRVVVYAALILFALYFLFPLYVMLSTSFKSLDQIHSGTMLSLPTSPTFAPWIKAWSEACTGVRCDGMQPFFMNSVKMVIPAVLISSIIGAFNGYVLTHWRFRGADALFTMLLVGCFIPFQAILLPMARLEGFLGLSNTIGGLVLVHVVYGIAFTTMFFRNFYVSVPAELVKAARIDGAGFFMIFTRIMLPISLPIFMVCLIWQFTQIWNDFLFGIVFSGVDSMPITVALNNLVNTSTGVKEYNVDMAGAIIAALPTLLVYVIAGRYFVRGLTAGAVKG is encoded by the coding sequence ATGCAGCCTAAGATGACTGTGAGCCGCGTGGTCGTGTACGCGGCGCTGATCCTGTTCGCGCTGTACTTCCTGTTCCCGCTCTACGTGATGCTGTCGACGTCGTTCAAGTCGCTCGACCAGATTCACTCGGGCACCATGCTCTCGCTGCCCACGAGCCCGACCTTCGCGCCGTGGATCAAGGCGTGGAGCGAAGCCTGTACCGGCGTGCGCTGTGACGGCATGCAGCCGTTCTTCATGAACTCGGTGAAGATGGTGATTCCGGCCGTGCTGATCTCGTCGATCATTGGCGCGTTCAACGGCTATGTGCTCACGCACTGGCGTTTCCGTGGCGCGGACGCGCTCTTCACGATGCTGCTGGTGGGCTGCTTCATCCCGTTCCAGGCTATTTTGCTGCCGATGGCGCGTCTCGAAGGCTTCCTCGGCCTGTCGAACACGATCGGCGGTCTGGTGCTGGTGCACGTCGTGTACGGTATCGCGTTCACCACGATGTTCTTCCGCAACTTCTACGTGAGCGTGCCCGCCGAACTCGTGAAGGCCGCGCGCATCGACGGCGCCGGTTTCTTCATGATCTTCACGCGCATCATGCTGCCGATCTCGCTGCCCATCTTCATGGTGTGCCTGATCTGGCAATTCACGCAGATCTGGAATGACTTCCTGTTCGGTATCGTGTTCTCGGGCGTCGATTCGATGCCGATCACGGTGGCGCTGAACAATCTCGTGAACACGTCCACGGGCGTGAAGGAATACAACGTCGACATGGCCGGCGCGATCATCGCCGCGCTGCCCACGCTGCTCGTCTACGTCATCGCCGGCCGCTACTTCGTGCGCGGTCTCACGGCGGGCGCGGTGAAGGGCTAA
- a CDS encoding ABC transporter ATP-binding protein, producing the protein MASLSIRDVYKTYPNGVPVLKGVNIDIEDGQFLILVGGSGCGKSTLLNMIAGLETVTKGEIMMDGKVVNNLSPKDRDIAMVFQSYALYPSMTVRENISFGLNIRKVPKAEQAAIVDRVSSMLQIQHLLDRKPGQLSGGQRQRVAMGRALARDPIMFLFDEPLSNLDAKLRIEMRSEIKLLHQRVGKTIVYVTHDQIEAMTLGDRIAVMKDGIVQQFGAPQDIYDSPSNLFVAGFIGAPPMNFIEGKLVEQGSGVGIELDTGVARNVLNLPLFDANKLRSYIGQNVVLGLRPERITDARSSHDGHGHELQRHSVKVDVIEPTGPDTLVFAQVNGKRIVSRVHPGANPQPLNSMELLFDVSKAVLFDPKTEARIA; encoded by the coding sequence ATGGCAAGCCTTTCCATTCGCGACGTCTACAAGACCTACCCTAACGGGGTCCCCGTCCTCAAGGGCGTGAACATCGACATCGAAGACGGCCAGTTCCTGATTCTGGTCGGCGGCTCGGGTTGCGGTAAGTCGACGCTGCTCAACATGATCGCGGGTCTCGAAACCGTGACCAAGGGCGAGATCATGATGGACGGCAAGGTGGTGAACAACCTCTCGCCGAAAGATCGCGATATCGCAATGGTGTTCCAGTCGTACGCGCTCTACCCCTCGATGACCGTGCGCGAGAACATCTCGTTCGGCCTGAACATCCGCAAGGTGCCGAAGGCCGAGCAGGCTGCGATCGTCGATCGCGTGTCGAGCATGCTGCAAATCCAGCATCTGCTCGATCGCAAGCCGGGCCAGCTTTCGGGCGGCCAGCGCCAGCGCGTGGCGATGGGCCGGGCGCTCGCACGCGACCCGATCATGTTCCTGTTCGACGAACCGCTCTCGAACCTCGACGCCAAGCTGCGCATCGAGATGCGCTCGGAAATCAAGCTGCTGCATCAGCGCGTGGGCAAGACGATTGTCTATGTGACGCACGACCAGATCGAAGCGATGACGCTCGGCGACCGTATTGCGGTCATGAAGGACGGCATCGTGCAGCAGTTCGGCGCGCCGCAGGACATTTACGACTCGCCGTCGAACCTGTTCGTCGCGGGTTTCATCGGCGCGCCGCCGATGAACTTCATCGAAGGCAAGCTGGTGGAGCAGGGCTCGGGCGTCGGCATCGAACTCGACACGGGCGTGGCGCGCAACGTGCTGAACCTCCCGCTGTTCGACGCGAACAAGCTGCGTAGCTACATCGGCCAGAACGTGGTGCTGGGCCTGCGCCCGGAGCGTATTACCGACGCGCGCAGCTCGCACGACGGCCACGGCCACGAACTGCAGCGCCACTCGGTGAAGGTCGACGTGATCGAGCCGACCGGTCCGGACACGCTCGTGTTCGCGCAGGTCAACGGCAAGCGTATCGTGAGCCGCGTGCACCCGGGCGCGAACCCGCAGCCGCTCAACAGCATGGAGCTGCTGTTCGACGTGTCGAAGGCCGTGCTGTTCGACCCGAAGACGGAAGCGCGCATCGCCTGA
- the trxB gene encoding thioredoxin-disulfide reductase — protein MPATKHAKVLILGSGPAGYTAAVYAARANLSPLLVTGLAQGGQLMTTTDVENWPADPNGVQGPELMQRFLEHAERFNTEIVFDHIHTAKLNEKPIRLIGDSAEYTCDSLIIATGASAQYLGLPSEELYMGRGVSACATCDGFFYRNQHVAVIGGGNTAVEEALYLSGIAKKVTVIHRRDKFRAEPILIDRLLEKEKEGVVDIKWDHVLDEVKGNEGGVNGLRIKNVKTGEATDLDLQGLFVAIGHKPNTDIFEGQLEMKNGYIITNGGLNGNATGTSVPGVFAAGDVQDHVYRQAITSAGTGCMAALDAQRYLETVNELGQAHVMSAEADR, from the coding sequence ATGCCTGCAACCAAACACGCCAAAGTCCTGATTCTCGGTTCCGGCCCCGCCGGTTATACGGCAGCCGTCTATGCGGCGCGCGCGAACCTGTCGCCGTTGCTCGTCACGGGTCTCGCCCAGGGCGGCCAGCTCATGACGACGACCGACGTCGAGAACTGGCCTGCAGATCCGAACGGCGTGCAAGGCCCCGAGTTGATGCAGCGTTTCCTTGAGCACGCCGAACGCTTCAACACGGAAATCGTGTTCGATCACATCCATACGGCCAAGCTGAACGAAAAGCCCATCCGCCTGATCGGCGACTCGGCCGAGTACACCTGCGACTCGCTCATCATCGCGACCGGCGCGTCGGCGCAATACCTCGGCCTGCCGAGCGAAGAGCTGTACATGGGCCGCGGCGTCTCGGCCTGCGCGACTTGCGACGGCTTCTTCTACCGCAACCAGCACGTCGCCGTGATCGGCGGCGGGAACACCGCCGTTGAAGAAGCGCTGTACCTCTCCGGCATCGCGAAGAAGGTCACGGTCATTCACCGCCGCGACAAGTTCCGCGCCGAGCCGATCCTGATCGACCGCCTGCTGGAAAAGGAAAAAGAAGGCGTAGTCGATATCAAATGGGATCACGTGCTCGACGAAGTGAAGGGCAACGAAGGCGGCGTGAATGGCCTGCGCATCAAGAACGTGAAGACGGGCGAGGCCACCGATCTCGATCTGCAGGGTCTGTTCGTCGCGATCGGCCACAAGCCGAACACGGACATCTTCGAAGGCCAGCTCGAGATGAAGAACGGCTACATCATCACGAACGGCGGCCTGAACGGCAACGCCACCGGCACGAGCGTTCCGGGCGTGTTCGCGGCCGGCGACGTGCAGGATCACGTCTACCGCCAGGCGATCACGAGCGCGGGCACGGGCTGTATGGCCGCACTCGACGCGCAGCGCTACCTCGAGACCGTGAACGAGCTGGGCCAGGCGCATGTGATGAGTGCCGAAGCCGATCGCTGA
- the zwf gene encoding glucose-6-phosphate dehydrogenase: MQNQIDSGFTFVLFGATGDLSMRKILPALYEAHRSGMLAESGKIVGVARHEEDRAAYIQWVDEHVKPHVTKNGGFDENAWASFLERIVYVKLDLSRAEDFTHLRDGIASLPGIRVFYLATGPSLFVPICRALAAVGLNENSRIVLEKPLGYDLKSSNAINDAVGEIFAEGQIYRIDHYLGKEPVQNLLALRFGNALFEPLWRREWVESIQITIAEELGVEARGDFYDNTGALRDMVQNHLLQLLSIVAMEPPHSMDSDSVRDEKLRVLRALKPINPLDISKVAVRGQYHAGVIRGQAVPGYATEHGVKPESHTETFVALKVEIENWRWAGVPFFLRTGKRLADRVAEIVVNFRPVPHSALGAPALRPGANRLVIRLQPNENIRLYCLAKQPGEGMNLASVHLDLAFDQFFREGQMEAYQRLLLDVINGRLALFVRRDEQEAAWTWVEPILNEWAASPRAPKPYAAGTWGPAAASAMLAQHGTCWLEEEN, translated from the coding sequence ATGCAAAACCAGATCGATTCAGGTTTCACGTTCGTGCTCTTCGGCGCCACCGGCGACCTGTCGATGCGCAAGATTCTCCCGGCCCTGTATGAAGCGCACCGTTCAGGCATGCTCGCGGAGTCGGGCAAGATCGTGGGCGTCGCGCGCCACGAAGAGGATCGCGCGGCGTATATCCAGTGGGTCGACGAGCACGTCAAGCCGCATGTGACGAAGAACGGCGGCTTCGACGAGAACGCATGGGCCAGCTTCCTCGAGCGCATTGTCTACGTGAAGCTCGACCTCTCGCGCGCCGAGGACTTCACGCACCTGCGCGACGGCATCGCCTCGTTGCCGGGTATTCGTGTGTTCTATCTGGCGACGGGCCCGTCGCTGTTCGTGCCGATCTGCCGCGCGCTCGCCGCCGTCGGCCTGAACGAGAACTCGCGCATCGTGCTGGAAAAGCCGCTCGGCTACGACCTCAAGTCGTCCAATGCGATCAACGACGCCGTGGGCGAGATCTTCGCCGAAGGCCAGATCTACCGCATCGACCACTACCTCGGCAAGGAGCCGGTGCAGAACCTGCTCGCGCTGCGTTTTGGCAACGCGCTCTTCGAGCCGCTGTGGCGCCGCGAGTGGGTCGAAAGCATCCAGATCACGATTGCCGAAGAACTGGGCGTGGAAGCACGCGGCGATTTTTATGACAACACTGGCGCGCTGCGCGACATGGTGCAAAATCACCTGTTGCAGCTGCTCTCGATCGTCGCCATGGAACCGCCGCATTCGATGGATTCTGATTCGGTGCGTGACGAAAAGCTTCGCGTGCTGCGCGCGCTCAAGCCGATCAACCCGCTCGACATCAGCAAGGTTGCGGTGCGCGGGCAATATCACGCGGGCGTGATCCGTGGCCAGGCGGTGCCGGGCTACGCAACCGAGCACGGCGTGAAGCCCGAGAGCCACACCGAGACCTTCGTGGCGCTCAAGGTGGAGATCGAGAACTGGCGCTGGGCGGGCGTGCCCTTCTTCCTGCGCACCGGCAAGCGTCTTGCCGACCGCGTGGCCGAGATCGTCGTGAACTTCCGTCCGGTGCCGCATTCGGCGCTCGGCGCACCGGCGCTGCGCCCCGGTGCGAACCGCCTCGTGATCCGCCTGCAGCCGAACGAGAACATCCGCCTCTACTGCCTCGCGAAGCAGCCCGGCGAAGGCATGAATCTCGCGAGCGTGCATCTGGATCTCGCGTTCGACCAGTTCTTCCGCGAAGGGCAGATGGAGGCTTACCAGCGCCTGCTGCTCGACGTGATCAACGGACGCCTCGCCCTCTTCGTGCGCCGCGACGAGCAGGAAGCGGCGTGGACGTGGGTCGAGCCGATCCTCAACGAGTGGGCGGCTTCACCGCGCGCGCCCAAGCCCTACGCGGCCGGCACGTGGGGTCCGGCGGCGGCCAGTGCGATGCTCGCGCAGCACGGCACCTGCTGGCTCGAAGAAGAGAACTGA
- a CDS encoding Smr/MutS family protein produces MPKNVPHPGEPKRPASARPAPAPTPAPAADEATPGKTASGFAGLGSLRDALKVQTRQRERERVAAKAARVEAAADSDLFRREIGQIAPLKQPVRAQPRREAPVPLPLQTRLDEQAVLHEAISDEFDPEALLDTDDSLYYHRPGVSEEVVKKLRRGTWIVQAQLDLHGMRREEAREALQNFIREAGKRGLRCVRVIHGKGLGSVGKEPVLKGKVRAWLVQKEEVIAFCQARPHDGGAGAVLVLLQPHPAGHGQHHHHVP; encoded by the coding sequence ATGCCCAAGAACGTGCCCCATCCGGGCGAGCCCAAGCGCCCCGCCTCCGCGCGCCCTGCTCCGGCGCCCACGCCTGCGCCCGCTGCGGACGAAGCCACGCCCGGCAAGACGGCTTCGGGCTTCGCCGGACTCGGCAGCCTGCGCGACGCGCTCAAGGTGCAAACCCGCCAGCGTGAGCGCGAACGCGTGGCCGCTAAAGCGGCGCGCGTCGAAGCCGCCGCCGACAGCGACCTCTTTCGCCGCGAGATCGGCCAGATCGCGCCGCTCAAGCAGCCCGTGCGCGCGCAGCCACGCCGCGAAGCCCCCGTGCCCTTGCCGTTGCAAACACGGCTCGACGAGCAGGCCGTGCTGCACGAAGCGATCTCCGACGAATTCGACCCGGAAGCGCTGCTCGACACCGACGACTCGCTGTACTACCACCGCCCCGGCGTGAGCGAAGAGGTCGTCAAGAAGCTGCGACGCGGCACGTGGATCGTGCAGGCGCAGCTCGACCTGCACGGCATGCGCCGCGAAGAAGCGCGCGAGGCGCTGCAGAATTTCATCCGCGAAGCCGGCAAGCGCGGCCTGCGCTGCGTGCGCGTAATCCACGGCAAGGGGCTCGGCTCCGTCGGCAAGGAGCCGGTGCTCAAGGGCAAGGTGCGCGCGTGGCTCGTGCAGAAGGAAGAAGTCATCGCGTTCTGCCAGGCGCGGCCGCACGACGGCGGCGCGGGCGCCGTGCTCGTGCTGTTGCAGCCGCATCCGGCCGGGCACGGACAGCATCATCATCACGTGCCCTGA
- a CDS encoding DNA translocase FtsK, with protein MAKAPFSAQAQALPHRMSRLFTEIRWILQVALGVFLLMALISYSRHDPSWTHAAQVDHISNWAGRVGARVSDILLLLFGLSAYWWIVLLARLISANYQRITRNEAIADDDDDKPRDISWVAEALSFVLVMLSSCGIEALRMWSLKVQLPQAPGGVVGGAVARGVSHALGFTGGTLALLLALAIGLSLYFRFSWLSVAEKVGESIINAVTMARLRREAGRDRRLGEAAAVKREGKVERGRVKIEKHEPVTIVPPVVTPQRSERVEKERQVPLFKDLPGDSTLPAISLLDPASATQETISDDTLEFTSRLIEKKLKDFGVDVAVVAAYPGPVVTRYEIEPATGVKGSQIVNLAKDLARSLSLVSIRVVETIPGKNFMALELPNQRRQTVRLSEILGSAVYADAPSALTMGLGKDIGGKPVCADLAKMPHLLVAGTTGSGKSVGINAMILSLLYKASAEQVRMILIDPKMLEMSVYEGIPHLLCPVVTDMRQAGNALNWTVAEMERRYKLMSKLGVRNLAGYNNKIEEANKREEKIPNPFSLTPDDPEPCQKLPHIVVVIDELADLMMVVGKKVEELIARIAQKARAAGIHLILATQRPSVDVITGLIKANVPTRMAFQVSSKIDSRTILDQMGAESLLGMGDMLYLPPGSGLPVRVHGAFVADDEVHRVVEKLKEQGEPNYIEGILEGGVGGEGDEGTAAGTSGTGDESDPLYDQAVEVVIKNRRASISLVQRHLRIGYNRAARLLEQMEQSGLVSAMSSSGNREILVPNRGDAE; from the coding sequence ATGGCCAAAGCTCCCTTTTCCGCGCAGGCGCAGGCATTGCCTCACCGCATGTCGCGCCTTTTCACCGAAATTCGCTGGATCCTGCAGGTCGCGCTAGGCGTGTTCCTGTTGATGGCGCTCATCAGCTACAGCCGCCACGACCCGAGCTGGACGCACGCGGCGCAGGTCGACCACATCTCGAACTGGGCGGGGCGCGTCGGCGCGCGCGTCTCGGACATCCTGCTGCTGCTGTTCGGCCTGTCCGCCTACTGGTGGATCGTGCTGCTCGCGCGCCTCATCTCGGCGAACTATCAGCGCATCACGCGCAACGAGGCGATCGCCGACGATGACGACGACAAGCCGCGCGACATCAGCTGGGTCGCCGAAGCCTTGTCGTTCGTGCTCGTCATGCTGTCGAGCTGCGGAATCGAGGCGCTGCGCATGTGGTCGCTCAAGGTGCAACTGCCTCAGGCGCCCGGCGGCGTGGTGGGCGGGGCGGTCGCGCGCGGCGTTTCGCACGCGCTCGGCTTCACCGGGGGCACGCTCGCGCTTTTGCTCGCGCTCGCGATCGGTCTTTCGCTCTACTTCCGCTTCTCGTGGCTTTCGGTTGCCGAAAAGGTCGGCGAATCCATCATCAACGCCGTGACCATGGCCAGGCTGCGCCGCGAGGCGGGCCGCGACCGCAGGCTCGGCGAAGCGGCGGCCGTGAAGCGCGAAGGCAAGGTCGAGCGCGGCCGCGTGAAGATCGAGAAGCACGAGCCGGTCACGATCGTGCCGCCGGTGGTCACGCCGCAGCGCTCCGAGCGCGTGGAAAAAGAGCGCCAGGTGCCGCTCTTCAAGGACCTGCCGGGCGATTCCACGCTGCCGGCGATCTCGCTGCTCGACCCGGCTTCGGCCACCCAGGAAACCATCTCTGACGACACGCTCGAATTTACCTCGCGCCTGATCGAGAAGAAGCTCAAGGATTTCGGCGTGGACGTGGCCGTGGTGGCCGCGTATCCGGGCCCGGTCGTCACGCGCTACGAGATCGAACCGGCCACGGGCGTGAAGGGCAGCCAGATCGTGAACCTCGCGAAGGACCTTGCGCGCTCGCTCTCGCTCGTCTCGATCCGCGTGGTGGAAACGATTCCGGGCAAGAATTTCATGGCGCTGGAGTTGCCTAACCAGCGCCGCCAGACCGTGCGCCTTTCCGAGATCCTCGGCTCGGCGGTTTATGCCGATGCGCCTTCGGCGCTCACCATGGGCCTTGGCAAGGACATCGGCGGCAAGCCGGTGTGCGCCGATCTCGCGAAGATGCCGCACTTGCTCGTGGCCGGCACGACCGGCTCGGGCAAGTCGGTGGGGATCAACGCGATGATCCTCTCGCTGCTGTACAAGGCGAGCGCCGAGCAGGTCCGCATGATCCTGATCGACCCGAAGATGCTCGAAATGAGCGTCTACGAGGGCATTCCGCATCTGCTCTGCCCGGTCGTGACCGACATGCGCCAGGCCGGCAACGCGCTGAACTGGACCGTGGCCGAGATGGAGCGCCGCTACAAGCTCATGAGCAAGCTGGGCGTGCGCAATCTCGCGGGCTACAACAACAAGATCGAAGAGGCGAACAAGCGCGAGGAGAAGATCCCGAACCCGTTCAGCCTCACACCGGACGATCCGGAGCCGTGCCAGAAGCTGCCGCATATCGTGGTGGTGATCGACGAACTCGCCGACCTCATGATGGTGGTCGGCAAGAAGGTCGAAGAACTGATCGCGCGTATCGCGCAGAAGGCGCGCGCGGCGGGCATTCACCTGATTCTCGCGACGCAGCGGCCTTCGGTGGACGTCATCACGGGCCTCATCAAGGCCAACGTGCCCACGCGTATGGCGTTCCAGGTGTCCTCGAAGATCGACTCGCGCACGATTCTCGACCAGATGGGCGCCGAGTCGCTGCTCGGCATGGGCGATATGCTCTACCTGCCGCCGGGCTCGGGTTTGCCGGTGCGCGTGCACGGCGCATTCGTCGCCGACGACGAGGTGCACCGCGTCGTCGAGAAGCTCAAGGAGCAGGGCGAGCCGAACTATATCGAGGGCATTCTCGAAGGCGGTGTGGGAGGCGAGGGCGACGAGGGCACGGCTGCGGGAACCAGCGGCACCGGCGACGAGTCCGATCCGCTGTACGATCAGGCTGTCGAAGTGGTCATCAAGAATCGCCGCGCGTCGATCTCGCTCGTGCAGCGGCATTTGCGCATCGGCTACAACCGCGCGGCGCGCCTGCTCGAACAGATGGAGCAATCCGGGCTCGTTTCGGCGATGTCGTCGAGCGGCAACCGCGAGATCCTCGTGCCCAACCGTGGCGACGCCGAATAG
- a CDS encoding ABC transporter substrate-binding protein codes for MKFRAIMGALCAAGLLGGVATAQAAESLEVLHWWTSGGESKAVGVLKDDMTKQGYVWKDFAVAGGAGAAAMTALKTQVISGNAPSAAQIKGPLIQEWAEQGVLVPIDSVAGDWKANLPPQIDKIIHADGKYVAAPFSVHRVNWVWINKAALDKVGGKAPTTWPEFFALADKFKAAGIQPVAAGGQPWQDLTLWEDVVLSQGADFYKKALVDLDQKTLTSQQMVGVFDTVRKIESYMDNGRTGRDWNLATAMVINGKAGMQFMGDWAKGEFANANKQPGTDYVCAAVPGTAKAYTFNVDSFVFFQQKGQKAATAGQLALAKTIMSPEFQEQFSLYKGSIPVRLGVDMSKFDDCAKKSYADEQTAIKAGGYVPSLAHGMAQPDATAGAITDVVTKFMNSTQDSKSAVEALAKAAKTK; via the coding sequence ATGAAATTCCGCGCGATCATGGGCGCCCTGTGCGCAGCAGGTCTGTTGGGCGGCGTCGCCACGGCGCAAGCAGCCGAGTCTCTCGAAGTGCTGCACTGGTGGACCTCGGGCGGCGAGTCGAAGGCCGTCGGCGTGCTCAAGGACGACATGACGAAGCAGGGCTATGTGTGGAAGGACTTCGCGGTCGCCGGTGGCGCGGGCGCGGCGGCCATGACCGCACTGAAGACCCAGGTCATCTCGGGTAACGCACCTTCGGCTGCCCAGATCAAGGGGCCGCTGATTCAGGAATGGGCCGAGCAAGGCGTGCTGGTGCCGATCGACTCTGTCGCAGGCGACTGGAAGGCTAACCTGCCGCCGCAAATCGACAAGATCATTCACGCAGACGGCAAGTACGTCGCCGCGCCGTTCTCGGTGCACCGCGTGAACTGGGTGTGGATCAACAAGGCAGCGCTGGACAAGGTGGGCGGCAAGGCGCCGACCACGTGGCCGGAATTCTTCGCACTGGCTGACAAGTTCAAGGCCGCGGGCATCCAGCCGGTCGCAGCCGGCGGCCAGCCGTGGCAAGACCTGACGCTGTGGGAAGACGTGGTCCTCTCGCAGGGCGCGGACTTCTACAAGAAGGCGCTCGTCGACCTCGACCAGAAGACCCTCACGTCGCAGCAGATGGTCGGCGTGTTCGACACGGTCCGCAAGATCGAGTCGTACATGGATAACGGCCGCACGGGCCGCGACTGGAACCTCGCCACGGCCATGGTCATCAACGGCAAGGCCGGCATGCAGTTCATGGGCGACTGGGCGAAGGGCGAGTTCGCGAACGCGAACAAGCAGCCGGGTACGGACTACGTCTGCGCAGCCGTGCCGGGCACCGCAAAGGCCTACACTTTTAACGTCGACTCGTTCGTGTTCTTCCAGCAGAAGGGCCAGAAGGCAGCAACGGCTGGCCAGCTCGCGCTCGCGAAGACGATCATGAGCCCGGAATTCCAGGAGCAGTTCAGCCTGTACAAGGGCTCGATCCCGGTCCGTCTCGGCGTGGACATGAGCAAGTTCGACGACTGCGCCAAGAAGTCGTATGCGGATGAGCAAACCGCGATCAAGGCCGGCGGTTATGTGCCGTCGCTCGCGCACGGTATGGCTCAGCCGGACGCAACGGCCGGTGCAATCACCGACGTCGTGACGAAGTTCATGAACTCGACCCAGGATTCGAAGAGCGCGGTGGAAGCGCTCGCGAAGGCTGCGAAGACCAAGTGA
- a CDS encoding carbohydrate ABC transporter permease has translation MTASLSGNGKAATPATRRASPMAALADRWIPKLVLSPSILISLFFVYGFILVTGYLSLSTSRLMPRYEFAGLDRYRELFANDVWWTSAQNLGWFGIPFIAICVALGLFLAILLDQQIRQEGALRAVFLYPMALSYIVTGTAWQWIFNPDLGIQQVMHSIGWTSFQLDWLNNPDRAIFCIVVAAVWQSTGFCMALFLAGLRGVDSEIFKAAQVDGATLPTIYRKIVIPSMRPVFFSVLLILCHITIKTFDLVVALTAGGPGTSSSLPAIFMYTFSFNRGQLGVGAASSMMMLATVVAVLVPLMYLESRSTRNAA, from the coding sequence GTGACTGCTTCTCTTAGCGGCAACGGCAAGGCGGCAACGCCTGCTACCCGCCGCGCGTCGCCGATGGCGGCGCTCGCAGACCGCTGGATCCCGAAGCTGGTGCTTTCGCCCAGTATTCTGATCAGCCTCTTTTTCGTCTACGGCTTCATTCTTGTTACCGGCTATCTGTCGCTGTCGACCTCGCGACTGATGCCGCGCTACGAGTTCGCGGGTCTCGACCGCTATCGCGAGCTGTTTGCCAACGACGTCTGGTGGACGTCGGCGCAGAATCTCGGATGGTTCGGCATCCCGTTCATCGCGATTTGCGTGGCGCTGGGGCTGTTCCTCGCGATCCTGCTCGACCAGCAGATCCGTCAGGAAGGCGCACTGCGCGCGGTGTTCCTTTATCCGATGGCGCTTTCGTACATCGTGACGGGCACGGCGTGGCAATGGATTTTCAATCCGGACCTCGGCATTCAGCAGGTGATGCACAGCATTGGCTGGACGAGCTTCCAGCTCGACTGGCTCAACAACCCGGACCGTGCCATCTTCTGTATCGTGGTCGCCGCCGTGTGGCAATCCACCGGCTTTTGCATGGCGCTGTTCCTGGCCGGCCTGCGCGGTGTCGATAGCGAGATCTTCAAGGCGGCCCAGGTGGACGGCGCGACGCTGCCCACGATCTACCGCAAGATCGTGATTCCGAGCATGCGTCCGGTGTTCTTCTCCGTGCTGCTGATCCTGTGCCACATCACGATCAAGACGTTCGACCTCGTCGTCGCGCTCACCGCGGGCGGCCCCGGTACGTCGTCGTCGCTGCCGGCCATCTTCATGTACACGTTTTCGTTCAACCGCGGGCAGCTCGGCGTCGGCGCAGCTTCGTCGATGATGATGCTCGCCACTGTCGTGGCCGTGCTCGTGCCGCTCATGTATCTGGAATCGAGGAGCACGCGCAATGCAGCCTAA
- the pgl gene encoding 6-phosphogluconolactonase encodes MIELHVFDDPRVQSDALARAVGDALHASLAAQQAAPGTTARRATLAVSGGTSPRPFLETLSTHRFDWAHIDVTLVDDRWVSDTDSASNARLARETLLTHEAASARFLPLVDVAQDLDAHVAALNADPARKLPNVAVLGMGEDGHTASIFADAPEWHEAITTARPFVAVHPQAAPHARVSWSMQALRQVDRLFLLIAGQRKLEVLQQAAAAEQNNAISKLANDKGVRLDVYWCA; translated from the coding sequence GTGATCGAGCTTCACGTATTCGACGACCCGCGCGTCCAATCCGACGCGCTGGCGCGAGCCGTGGGCGACGCGCTACATGCGTCGCTCGCCGCTCAGCAAGCGGCGCCCGGTACTACCGCGCGCCGTGCAACGCTTGCCGTCTCCGGCGGCACGAGCCCGCGCCCCTTCCTCGAGACCCTGTCGACGCACCGCTTCGACTGGGCGCACATCGACGTGACGCTCGTCGACGACCGCTGGGTGAGCGACACCGACTCCGCGAGCAACGCGCGCCTCGCGCGCGAAACGCTGCTCACGCACGAAGCGGCCAGCGCGCGCTTCCTGCCGCTCGTCGATGTGGCGCAGGATCTCGACGCGCACGTCGCGGCGCTCAACGCCGACCCGGCCCGCAAGCTGCCGAACGTCGCCGTGCTCGGCATGGGCGAGGATGGCCACACGGCCTCGATTTTCGCCGACGCCCCCGAATGGCACGAAGCGATCACCACGGCGCGCCCGTTCGTGGCCGTGCATCCGCAGGCCGCGCCGCACGCGCGTGTTTCGTGGTCGATGCAGGCGCTGCGCCAGGTCGACCGCCTGTTCCTGCTGATCGCGGGACAGCGCAAGCTCGAAGTGCTGCAACAGGCCGCCGCGGCCGAACAAAACAACGCCATCTCGAAGCTGGCGAACGACAAGGGAGTGAGACTCGATGTCTACTGGTGCGCCTAA